The window GTTGTCGCAGGGTGCGGGGTTGGTGTGGTTGGGCGCGGAGCCATTTTTTGAGGGTTTGGTGGTGCCGTTCGACCTTGCCGCAGGTTTGTGGGTGGTAGGGACTGGAGTGGATCAGGCGGGTGCCGTAGTGGTGGACGGCTTTGGCGAAGCGTGAGGGGCCGGCGTTGGTGTGTAGTAGGCGGCTGGTGAATGCCAGGCCGTTGTCGGATAGCACGATCGCGGGTGGGCCGTGGTCGGTGAATGCTCGGCGGATGCTGGTGATCGCGGCGGCTGCGGTCTCTGCGGGGGCGGCTCGGCAGGCGACGAGCATGCGGGTGCAGTCGTCGAGGACGTCGAAGATGACTACGGGGGTGCCGTCGGCGAGGGTGAGGCCGGTGGCGTCGATCTGGTAGCAGTCTCGGGGTTGGGCGTAGGCGAAGCGGCGCCAGGAGCTGCGGGGTCGTTTGGCGGGATTGCGGTCGAGGAGGTCGTGGCGGGCGAGGACCCGGTTGATGGTCGATCGTGCTGGTACCGCCCAGGCGGGGGTGGTTTCGGAGGCGATGCGTTGGAGTTCGTCGCGGATGTGGTCCGCGCCGTTGTCCACACCGAGGTCGGCGCGGAGCTTGCAGATCCACGCGTCCAGTTCCGGGGGTGTGATGGAGGGGCTGTGGTGCGGTCGTCGGGATCGTTGCCGCCATGCCCCTTCGGCTTCGATGCGAGCCCGGTGTCGGTAGTAGGTGCGGGCGTTGACGCCGTTGTCGCGGCACCACTGCTGCACGTTATCGATCTTCACGCCTGCTGCGAGCAGGGCATCCAACGCGGTCATGACCTGCCGCCGGTTCGCCATGCCCAGCAGTCATACCGCCCGGACCACTGATCTTGTGACACATCTACCGGGACATCAACTGCGACAGATCTCATGGGACTGAAGAGCCCCCAGGGGGGCGCAGAACCGCCACAGCCCTACCGGGGTATGGAGGACGGGGCGGTCAGCGTACGTCCGGGTTCTTGTCGCGAAGTGCCTGCGCGACGGCGTCGCGGACCCGGCCGTCCTCGCGCTGCTTGCGCCGGGCACGGTTGCGGCGGGCGAACAGGTACGCCCCGACGACAACGGCGATCAGTACGACGACCAGCACCAGGAGCTGCCACGGAGTGGCCCAGCCGTGTGTCGTGCCCTTGACCGGTTCGAGCGGGGTAGTGGAACCCGACGCGTCGGTGAGCAGGGGCGTCAGGGTCGCGGTCGCGGCCAGCCTCAGCGCGGGCGCCACACCGTGCACGGGTACGGACACCTTCCGGCTCTCACCCGGTAGCAGCTCCGGCGGCGCCTTGATCTCGCCCGCGTCGACCCGCAGCCAACCGAACGGGCCGGAGACCGACACGGCCTGCTGGGCGGACAGGACGGCGTTCCCGGTGTTGTGGATCGTGTACGTGACCGTGGCGTCGCCCTTGGCGAAGGGGTTGGACGTGCCGTCGTAGTCCACGTGCAGGTCCTCGATCGCGAGGTTCGGCTTGAGCTCGCCGCCGACCCGCAGCTTGATCCGGATACCGAGGCGCCGGTCCACGTTGATCCCCGCCGCCTGGTCGGGCTGGGTCAGGGAGGTCAGGATGCCGCCCACGTAGTCGCCGGGCGTGGCGTTGCCCGGCACGGTGACCTTGAAGGGGACCTGGGCGGTCTTGCCGGGCTCGACGTGGACGCTGCCGCCGCCGGCCTTGACCCAGGCACCGACGCCGACGGACTTCCCGTCCTTGGCGAGCAGGTCGAGTTGGCCGGTGTCGGTCGTGAAGCCGTCTGCGGCGTAGACGGTCAGGTCGAGCGCGACCGGTCCGTGGTTGGCGACGACCATGGCGTCGTCGACCGCGCCACCGGGGTTGACGGCGTAGCTGAAGCTGGACCGGTCGGCGCCGTAGCTGTTCGAGGCCGTCCTCACCGTCCAGGCGACATCGCCGTCCGCCGCCAGGGCTGGGCCGGCGGCCAGGCCGACGACCGCGAAGACCGCGATCAGGGCCAGAGCCGCGGTACGGAGAAAGGCGGCGACGCCTGTGTTCCGGGGCGTTGTGGACGATTGCATCTCGTGGTCCTCAGGGGATCTGGAGCGGGTTGGAGCGGAGCGGCGGGGTAAGCACCCGCAGGTGCCTACCCCGCCCGGCAATGCGGATCCGATCAGCTGCTCAGCGCGGTGATCGTGAGGGTGGCGCGGTAGTTGCCCTTCGCGATGCTGTCCGGGAACTTCAGACCCAGGTCGGCACCGAGCTTGGCCGAGCCACGGGGGTGGCCCTGCTCGGCCGAACCGAGGCCGCGCGAGACAGACAGGCCCTGGCCCTGGTCGTCGTACGAGGAGAGCACCGGAGCGCTGGCCTGGGCACCGGCACCCGCGTCGAGCACGTACGGGGTCCAGCCGAGGTAGGAGCCGGAGAACTTCTTGCTGCCGTCCTGGAAGTCACCCACGCTGGCCGAGATCGACCACGGGGAGAGCGAGCGACGGCTGTCCGACACGATGATCGGGTTGATCTTGCCCGCCGCCTCGAAGTGGTTGCCGTTGACCTCCTGCGCGGTGCCGAGGTCCACCAGGCCGTTGTTGCCGTCGATCGTCCAGCCGAACTCGCCCGGAGCCACGTCCGGCACGTTGACCTGGAGGTCCTGGCCGTCGGCGTGGAGCGGGTGCACCGAGACCTTGTCAACGATCGAGCCCACGCCCTGGTCGCCGTTGGCGGCGCTGCGGATGTTCTCGACCACGAGCTTGTCGTTGCGTACCTGGACCTTGACGTAGGTCCGGACGTGCTCCTGGTTCTCGACCGAGTTGTACCAGTAGTTGTCCGGGTTCAGCGGGTCGGCGCCGTTGCCCGCGCCGCTGGTGCCGCTGCTGTCCGGCTTGGTGATGTCGTAGTACTTCGAGCCGGAGGCCGAGTTCGCGGTGACGTAGAGGACGCCGCCGGGGCCGGCGACGACGTCTTCGGCACCGGGCTGCTCGTTCGGGTCCGCCTTCTCGCCGTTCTTGATCAGGTAGCTACGGGAGTAGCTGTGGTCGTGGCCCTGGAGCACCATGTCGACGCCGAGCTTCGAGAACGTGGTCGGGAAGTCGACGCGGCGGGCCTTGTTGTCGCCGTCCTTGGCGTGCGAGGCCGGCGAGTAGATCGAGTGGTGGTAGACGAGGACCTTCCACTTGGCCTCGGCACCGTGCTGGTTGATGACGTCGGTGACGTACGCGGTGTGCGCCTCGTCGCCGCCGCCGCCCGAGGAGGTGGCGTAGCTGTTGCTGTTCAGGTCGATGAACAGCACGTCCTTGTAGATGTACCAGTAGTCGCCACCCGAGGTGTTGGAGGCCGGGTTCCCGTTGGCGTAGTACGGGGCCGAGCGGTCCGTGTTCGGGGTGAAGTGGTGCTGCTCCCAGGCCTTGCCGCCGACGTCGTGGTTACCGATGGTCGCCGCGACGGGGTACTGGCGAAGCTGGTCGGGGGCGAGGAAGGCGTTCCACTGGGCCTCGGTGTTCGCCGTCTCGACGTGGTCACCGCCGGACACCAGCATCTCGATGTTCGGGTTGGCGGTGAGCGCGACGTTCAGGGTGTCCTGCCAACCGGCCTGGTCCTTGGCGATGTCGCCGGAGGAGCCGATCTGCGGGTCGCCGAAGAACAGGAAGTCGTAGTCGCCCTCGAAGTCCTGCGTCTTGAACGAGTACGCCGGGGACCAGTTGCCCTCGGCGCCGACACGGTACGAGTACGCCGTGTGCTCCTTCAGACCGGTGATCGTGGCGTGGCGGTTAAAGCCGCCGCTGGTGGCGATGTTCGCCCCACCGGTGGCGTCGAAGCTGAGGGCGCCGGCCGGGAACTCGCCGTTGACGATCTCGGCGGTCGGGGCCAGTTGGATCTTCTGTGCGGTGTCGGCCGAGGAGTACCAGGTCACGATGCGCTGGGTCTCGTCGGCGCCCACACCGAGGACGATGCCGGTGAGCGAGGTGGACTCGGCTGCGCTGGCAGCGGACGCCAGGCCGCTACCGGCGGCTACCGCCAAGCCCAGGAATGCCGCCGTGGCCCCTGCGGCCACTCGGCGCCGCACAAGCCCGGAGGCTCGTGTCGTGTTGCTCGATGTCATCGATTTCCGTTCCTTGTTCGATAGAGACATGGAGAGCTTTCCAATAGATATATGGAAAAGCTTTTCCCGATGACGGGGAATCGCATCTCAAGCTTTACCTGGATGATGAACCCGTCATGAACGTGATCTTGCGGCTGCCTGGACTTTCCGAGATACCTGGACTGACTCAGGACCCGGACACGCGTTCAATGAACCAGATCAGCCCCATGATGGACACGCCCGCAGAAACGACACCGGTCGCCCAGAGTCCGAGTTTCGGCGCACGGCGCCGCAATACGATCAGCAACGGGAACACCACCGCGATGATCGTCAACTGCACGGTTTCGATACCTACGTTGAACACCAGCAGGGACCACAGCAGAGTCCAGGACCAGGCTTCGTTGATTCCCAGCGCACCGGCGAAACCCAGGCCGTGCACGAGACCGAAGCAGAACACCACCCCGAGCCGAATCCAGCCCCGACGATCGAGACTGAAGTGCCCCCGGCCCGCCGTCTCCAGGTCGGTGGCGTGGTCACCACGTCGCCAGATCCCCCACAGGTGCCAGCCGGCGACCACGGCGATCGACAACGCGATCACGGGTTCCACGACACTCCCGGGCACGTCGACCAGGCCGAGGGCGGCGAGCATGAACGTCACCGAGTGCGCCAGGGTGAAGCTGGTGGCGGCGAGCACGATCTCCCGCAGCCGCCGCGACCCGGCGATGAGCGCCACCAGGAACAGGATGTGGTCGATCCCGGTGAGCAGGTGCTCGGCACCCAGGACGAAGAACTCCCGGAATCGCTCGTACCAGGCCTGCCCGGTGGAGAAGGACGGGTTGGCCGAGTCGAGCGCGGCAGAGCCGGAGCGACCGTCGATCTCGTACGTGACGATCGTCTTGGTGCCCTTGACGTAACCCTCCCCGTCAGGGAAAAGACCGCTGCGGACCTCGTGCGCGTCGGTCCGCTCCGGGCAGGTCCAGTCGAACACCAGATCGGCGTACGGCACGCCCTCCCGCTCGGTCATCGCCACGTCGCCGACCTGCATCGCCGTACAGGACTCACCATCCGAGGTCACAGAGAAGCGCTCGGTGACATATTTGGTGGCCGACTGCGCGTGGGTCTTCAGCGCCGCCGCCTGCGCCCCGGTGTCGCCCGCGTCGAATGCGGCGGTTCCTTCCCGGAAGAGAGAATCGTCGTCCTCGTAGTCGGCGGCGGACACCACAAAGAGGTCGTATTCGAGCCCCAGCTTCGTCCGTATGTGACCCTCGTCTCCCGCTGTGATATTCGCGTACACAGTCGACGAAAATCCATGGGCGAACGCCGGTACGGCGTTCAGAATAGCGATGACTGCCGCCGCGATCCCGACAACGGTGACGATAACGGTACGGCGGACGGGTCTCATCATGCGGCTCCCTCGTAATGGCCAGTGCACGTTGCATGGCGAGGGTTAACACCAGCCCGACCACCGGCGAACCGCTGGAAAACAAACTCCCGGAAGAACCGCCCGCCGGTCGGGCACGGGAGTAGTTGGGATAGGAATACAAAGAACTACGCGCACCTTCCGCCACCACTGAAGAGGACGATCACTTGCGCCCTCCGCTTCGGGCCGTTGTCACGCTGGCCACGGTCGCCGCCTTGGTCACCGGATGCAGCTCCGGCGACGACTGGTCCCGGCCACATCCCAAGCCCATCGCCATCGGCACTCTCGGCCCGGGTTTCGTCGACCCCTCCGCCCGCCCCGCCCCGGAGGCGACCGTCACCCCGCAACCCGGCTCGTGGGACGCGGTGCACCCGTCGAAGGGCTACCGGGTGGTGCTGCTCACCGCGGGTGACGACAGCCCGACCAAGGCCCTCGTGAAGGCTGTCAAGGACTGGGCGGAGGACGAGGACGTCGACCTCAGGACGGTGACCGCCGACCTCCACGACCCCGTCACCAGCATCACCAAGGCCCTCGGGATGAGCCCGGACCTCATCGTCAGTGCGGGCAACGACCTCGTCGACCCGCTCACGCTGGTCGCCCCGAGCCACCTGTCACAGCCGATCCTCGTAGTGGGCGCGGAACTGGCCGAGCCGACCCACAACGTCACGTCAGTCGACTGGTCCGGCGCATCGTTCCGTGGCGAGGGGGTCAACGCGTCGTCGACGTACGACCCCGCCTCGTTCACTCCCGAGCGCTGCGCGGCGGCCATCAGGGCGGGCGTCGCCGCCGTACTCAACGACCTGACCGGAATCGTGGTCTGGCTCGACCAGCTCTAGCCGGCGTACAAGCCGCGGCGAGGAGCCAACCCGTGATCCCCGGTCCTCAGCCCGGCACCGAGCGTCGGGTTCACAGCATGGGCGACAGCGGCGGGACCGAACGCTGACGGTGTCGTAGCCTGAGGTGCATGACCTGCGGGAGCTATCGCACCACCGCGCCCATGGCGTGGCTGCGGCAGCTGATCGCGGTCGCCGCCTTCGCCGCGGTGGCGCTGCTGCACGGCATGCAGTGCACCAACGGGGCCGCCGGCATGGTGCTGACACCCGCGGGACTCGCCCACGCCACCGACTGCGGTGCCGATGCGGTCGCCGCAACGACGACGGCGGCGCACTCGCTCGTGGCCGCCATGTCGGTGGTCGACCCACCCGCGATCGTCGCTCACACGCTGGACAGCAGCCCCGTCAACGATTCCCACCGGGAGGCCGGCGCCGGTGCCGTCTGCCTGGCACTGCTGGCAGCCGCCGGTGCCGCGCTCCTGTCCCGGTCCGGTGGCGGCTGGTGGAAACGGTTGATGGCGACCGGCCACACGGTGACGATGGCCGCGCAACGGTCACTCCAGCCGCAACTGCTCTGCCTCTGCGTGTCCCGCACGTAGGCCCCCGTACGCGCGACGGGTCGGCCAGGCCACACCGGGCCACAACCCTCGGCCCCTCATCGCGGGTGGGTGACACGAGCCCGGCGCACCGTAGCGGTGGTCGGGGCGCAGTCGCATCCTGTTCGGCACGCGCGCCCCGTGGTCCTCGATGGCGACAGGTACGAGGTCCTCGGCGTGGCCGAGCCAACGCGGATCCTTGCGGCCTCACCCCGCGGTGACCCGCCTGTCTCCCATCGCCGATTGCCACCACCCCCTGCTTCGACCGGCGCGGGTGACGCGCAGGGGCTTTCCCCGCGTGCCCTCAGCCGTTCGCGCGGCGACGTCTCCGGCACCCGGGGATCGCCATGCGGGGCCGCCTCATCCCAGACAGCCAGCACACAGACCAGATCGGATCGGTAGGACATGACTCGCAACGTGAAGACATCGCTGGTGATCGTGGCCGTGGTGGCCGCCGTGATCATGGCCGCGGCGCTCGCCGACGGCCCCGCCACACCCGGCGGCCAGGGCCCACAGGTCACCGACACGGCCAATCCCGCCCTGGTCCGGCCGGACAGCCACCGACTGTCGACCGCCACCGACGGCAAGGTCACCGTGGTGGAGTTCCTGGACTTCGAATGTGAGGCGTGCGGGGCGACCTACCCGACGGTGGAGAAGATCCGCGCCGCGTACGCCGACCGGATCACGTTCGTGGTCCGGTACTTTCCCGTCGCCAGCCACCCCAACGCCGAACTCGCCGCGAGGGCGGTCGAGGCCGCCGCCCGGCAGGGGAAGTTCGAGGCCATGTACGGCCTCATGTTCCAGCGCCAGACCCAGTGGGGTCACCAGGACGGCAAACCACAGACCGACACCTTCGCCGGCTACGCGCGCGAGCTCGGTTTGGACCTGGACCGATTCGCCCTGGACCTGCAGGACCCGGAGGTCGCCGAGCGGGTGGCGGCCGACCAACGCGACGGGGCAACCCTCGGCGTCCGAGGCACCCCCACCTTCTTCATCAACGGCACTCCCATCGACGGCCTGCCCGACCACGCCACCTTCGTGGCCCTGCTGGATGAGGAACTGGCCCGGTGAGCACCACCGGACCCGCACCCGTCAGTGCACCCGCTCGGGCGGTAACCACGGCGGTGGGTCCTCGACGACCCGTCCCTGCCGTGCTGCGGATCCTGCCCTGGGTGCTGACAGTTGGCGGGCTGATCGGGCTCGCCGCGTCGGGCATCCTCATCATCGAGAAGATCAACCTGCTGTCCCGACCCGGGTACGTCCCGTCGTGCAGCATCAGCCCGATCGTGTCCTGCGGATCGGTGATGACCAGTTGGCAGGCCGAGGTGTTCGGCCTGCCGAATCCGCTGCTGGGTGCGGCCGGATTCGCGGTCGCCGCCACCATTGGTGTGATGCTGCTCGCGGGTGCCGCGCCGCCCCGTTGGTTCTGGCTCGGCCTGCACACCGGGACGGCACTCGGCGTCGGTCTGATCCATTGGCTGATCTTCCAGAGCCTCTACCGCATCAACGCGCTGTGCCCCTACTGCATGGTCGTGTGGGCGGTCACGATTCCGATCTTCTGGTACGTCACGGTGCACAACCTGCACACCGGGATCCTGTCCACGTCCGATCGTTGGCGGCGCACCGGCGACGTCCTGGCCAGCTACCACGGCATCGTGCTGACTGTCTGGTTCATGATCATCACGCTGGCCATCACCCACAGATTCTGGGACTACTGGAGCACGCTGCTGTGATCCATGGCCCGGATCTCCCACTGGTGCGGCCCTGATCGCCACGCCCTGTGGTGGCTCATCGCCGGTGACTTATCGCTAGGCGATAAGTCACGCCAAAACGCCAGGTCGGCGCCTCACGCGACCCATTTACATCACGGAGAGTAGTCACATAAACACGCCTTCCGGACGGCACCCACAGTCCAGGTAAGACGATCAACAAAAAACGCCTGACCGCGTTTCCGCAGGTCAGACGTTTTTTGATCTTGTGCGCCCGAAGGGACTCGAACCCCTAACCTTCTGATCCGTAGTCAGATGCTCTATCCGTTGAGCTACGGGCGCAGGTGCTCGATCAGCATACACAAGCCAATCTCGCGCGGAGACTCCGGGATTCGAACCCGGGAGGGGCTTTAAGACCCCAACCGCATTAGCAGTGCGGCGCCATAGACCAGACTAGGCGAAGTCTCCCCGGTGGTCAGCAGACCACCGCCGACCGAGAATACAGGTCCCCCACCGGACGAGGCAAAGCGAGTATCCCGCGCGGCGTACGCGACGCGCCGCCGAGCGCCGCGCGCCGGCTCGTACCGGCGAACTTTCCGGGAGGTGAACCTCGATGAACCGGACTAGGCTCGCTGGACATGGAGGAGCAGCCGCCCACCGACCCCCCGCCCGGCCGCCGACCGCAGGCGAAGTCAGCACCCCGCTCCCGTACGCCGAAGGCAGCCTTCACCGCCCCGCCGCAGCCGGACCCGCCACCACCGACCGCGGCGCGTACGGGCAGGGCCGCACCGGCGGTGCTCTTCCAGCCCCCGTCCGAGGAGCAGCCGGCCCGCCCGACGCCGCCTCCCGTTGAGCCGAGCCGGAACCCGACCCCCTCGGACAGCACCGGTGATCTACCCGCCGACCAGCCCGAGCCCCCACCCGTCAAGGCAGCCCGGAAGACGACCGCCCCGCGAAAGTCGACCACCGCCGCCAAGGCCACCGCCGTCAAGGCCACCGCCGAGGCCACCCCCGCCAAGACGACGCCCACCAAGATCACCGCCGCCAGGACAACCGCTCCCAAGAGCATCACGCCAAAGACGACCGCGTCGAAGAAGGTCGCCCCGCAGGAGCCGAGCCAGCCCGAGGCCACCACCCCGGCCGACCTCTCCTCCACCCCGCCCCCGATCACCCCGCCGACGCCCGAACCCGACCCCACTCCGACCGTCGAACCGGCCTCGGTCCAGGCACCGGTCAAGCGCGCCGCCCGCAAGACGGCCGCCATGAAGCCAACAAAGGCTGCGAAGGCGACAAAGGCTGCGAAGGCGACCAAACGCGCCGAGCCCGTGGCCGTCCCCGCCCAGACACCGCCAACACAGCCCCACCCGGCAACCACCGAACAGGCAACCACCGAACAAGGAAACACCCGACCCACAACCACCGAACCGGGAACCACCCGACCGGCAACGGCCGAACCGACCGGGGCCGAACCGAGGGCCGAGGCGCCGGAGGCTGACCAGCGGGCGTTGGTGCGTACACCGGAAGAAGGCCGACCACCGATCACCGCCCGCCTGTTCGAGCACCCCGGATTTGCCCCCGAGCTGGTGGCACTCGCCGCCGTACGCGCGCTGGGACCGGCGGCCGGGGCCTGGTCGGCCCGGACCAGGGCGAGTTATCCCACCGCGACCCCGGACGGCCTGGCTCGGCTGGTCACCACCCGGTTCGTCCGGCTGGCCGGCGCGGGTGGCGCGGCATCGGCCGCCGCCGGCCTGTTCGCGCCGCTCGCCGAACTGGCCGCGGTCTCCTGGACCCATGCTGAGCTGGTGCTGCACCTGGCGGCCGCCTACGACCGCGACCCGACCGATCCGGAGCGGGCGGTCGACCTGCTGGTCCTGACCCAGGTGCATCCGGACGACGGGAGTGCCCGCGACGCCCTCGCCGCCGCGGTGGCGGCTGCCCCGGATGGTGACGGTGGCGGTCTGCACCGGTTGGCGGAGGCGGGTTGGCGGCTGGCCGCACCGCTCGCCGCGCAGGCCGGTGGTTGGGTGATGCTGCGGCTGGCTGCCCGACTACTGCCCGGTGCGGCGATGCTCGCCGCCGCCGCTGGCGACTCGGCCGCGGCCCAACGGTTGGCCGCGCGAGCGGTGACCCGCTACCGCACCGCAAGAGTGAGCGGCGGAGCGGTCGGCAGCAACTGAACGCGCCGCCAGCGAATGATCGACTACAGCCAGTCGAGCCAGCTCGACGGTAGGGCGGAATAGCCGACAAAGGCGACCACGTCGAGCAGCGTGTGCGCGACCACGAGCGGCAGGACCCGCTTCGTCCGCAGGTAGAAGAGGCTGAAGATCACGCCCATGATCGCGTTGCCGATGAACGCGCCGAAACCCTGGTACAGGTGGTACGAACCGCGTAGCACCGCGCTCGTCGCGATCACCGCGCCGACCCGCCACCCGAGGTCGCGCAGCCGGGTCACCAGGTAGCCGACGACCACGATCTCCTCCAGGATCGCGTTCTGTGCGGCCGCCAGCACCAGCACCGGGACGGTCCACCACAGGTCGCGCAGGGCGGTCGGAACCACCGAGACGTTGATCCCCAGTTTGGCCGCGACATAGAACAGGCCGAGGCCGGGCAGGCCGATCAGCGCGGCCAGGCCCGCGCCCCGGGCCAGGTCCTGGCCCGGCCGGTGGGCGTCCAGGCCGAGGGTCAGCCGGGCATCGCCCCGGTCGCGGTTGAGCAGGTGTACGGCGAGCAGCACCGGAACCAGCGCGAACACGATGTTCAGTAGCTGGTACGTGAGGTCGAGCCAGGGTCGGGCCGACTGGGACGCGTTGAGTGTCGCGGTCTGCTGGGACAGCGGCCGGTCGGCGGTGAGCCGGCCGATGATGTTGACCATCGCGTAGATCGCGGACTGGCCGAGGGAGACGCCGAGGACCAGCAGGACCTCGGTGCCGATGGTCCGGCGGGACACCGGCCTGGCGAGCTCAACCGTCACCCGACCACTCTGCCTCACGCCACCGTGACTCGACCTCCCCGGACCCGAAAGTTTTACGCGCCACCCCCGTCCCGGAGTCGATCGCACATTCTGTGCGACCGACATCCACGGAGAGTGCCCATCCTGATCGAGACGGACAGCCCCATGGTCCCGCCATCCGATCAGCTCGCACGTGCGCCGGCCGCACGTCGTCATCGAGAAGGGCGCAATGGACAACCTGGCGCAGGTGTTGAAGGAGAGTTGGACCCTGGTCGAAGAGGACCGGTCCAAGATCGCAGGACATTTCTACGCCCGCCTCTTCCTCTCCAACCCGCAACTGCGCGAGCTGTTCCCCGTACAGATGGACGGCCAGCGGGACCGGCTGTTGGAGGCGATCGTCACCTCGATGCAGACGCTGGACGATCCGGAGCGGTTCGACGACTTCCTGCGCGGGCTCGGTCGCGATCACCGGAAGTACCACGTCAGCCCCGAGCACTACGCGCTCGTCGGCGAGGCGTTGCTGGTGGCGTTGCGGACCGCCGGGGGCGAGCAGTGGACCATCGAGTACGACCAGGCGTGGCGCGACGCGTACGCGGTGATCGCGGAGAAGATGATCGCGGGGGCCGCCGACGACACCAATCCACCGTTCTGGCATGCCGAGGTGCTGACCCATGAGCGACGGGGCCGGGACGTGGCGGTCTTCACCTGCCGCCCGCTCCAGTTCCCC of the Micromonospora sp. NBC_01796 genome contains:
- a CDS encoding vitamin K epoxide reductase family protein translates to MGPRRPVPAVLRILPWVLTVGGLIGLAASGILIIEKINLLSRPGYVPSCSISPIVSCGSVMTSWQAEVFGLPNPLLGAAGFAVAATIGVMLLAGAAPPRWFWLGLHTGTALGVGLIHWLIFQSLYRINALCPYCMVVWAVTIPIFWYVTVHNLHTGILSTSDRWRRTGDVLASYHGIVLTVWFMIITLAITHRFWDYWSTLL
- a CDS encoding fibronectin type III domain-containing protein, which translates into the protein MTSSNTTRASGLVRRRVAAGATAAFLGLAVAAGSGLASAASAAESTSLTGIVLGVGADETQRIVTWYSSADTAQKIQLAPTAEIVNGEFPAGALSFDATGGANIATSGGFNRHATITGLKEHTAYSYRVGAEGNWSPAYSFKTQDFEGDYDFLFFGDPQIGSSGDIAKDQAGWQDTLNVALTANPNIEMLVSGGDHVETANTEAQWNAFLAPDQLRQYPVAATIGNHDVGGKAWEQHHFTPNTDRSAPYYANGNPASNTSGGDYWYIYKDVLFIDLNSNSYATSSGGGGDEAHTAYVTDVINQHGAEAKWKVLVYHHSIYSPASHAKDGDNKARRVDFPTTFSKLGVDMVLQGHDHSYSRSYLIKNGEKADPNEQPGAEDVVAGPGGVLYVTANSASGSKYYDITKPDSSGTSGAGNGADPLNPDNYWYNSVENQEHVRTYVKVQVRNDKLVVENIRSAANGDQGVGSIVDKVSVHPLHADGQDLQVNVPDVAPGEFGWTIDGNNGLVDLGTAQEVNGNHFEAAGKINPIIVSDSRRSLSPWSISASVGDFQDGSKKFSGSYLGWTPYVLDAGAGAQASAPVLSSYDDQGQGLSVSRGLGSAEQGHPRGSAKLGADLGLKFPDSIAKGNYRATLTITALSS
- a CDS encoding COG1470 family protein, with the protein product MQSSTTPRNTGVAAFLRTAALALIAVFAVVGLAAGPALAADGDVAWTVRTASNSYGADRSSFSYAVNPGGAVDDAMVVANHGPVALDLTVYAADGFTTDTGQLDLLAKDGKSVGVGAWVKAGGGSVHVEPGKTAQVPFKVTVPGNATPGDYVGGILTSLTQPDQAAGINVDRRLGIRIKLRVGGELKPNLAIEDLHVDYDGTSNPFAKGDATVTYTIHNTGNAVLSAQQAVSVSGPFGWLRVDAGEIKAPPELLPGESRKVSVPVHGVAPALRLAATATLTPLLTDASGSTTPLEPVKGTTHGWATPWQLLVLVVVLIAVVVGAYLFARRNRARRKQREDGRVRDAVAQALRDKNPDVR
- a CDS encoding HupE/UreJ family protein, whose translation is MRPVRRTVIVTVVGIAAAVIAILNAVPAFAHGFSSTVYANITAGDEGHIRTKLGLEYDLFVVSAADYEDDDSLFREGTAAFDAGDTGAQAAALKTHAQSATKYVTERFSVTSDGESCTAMQVGDVAMTEREGVPYADLVFDWTCPERTDAHEVRSGLFPDGEGYVKGTKTIVTYEIDGRSGSAALDSANPSFSTGQAWYERFREFFVLGAEHLLTGIDHILFLVALIAGSRRLREIVLAATSFTLAHSVTFMLAALGLVDVPGSVVEPVIALSIAVVAGWHLWGIWRRGDHATDLETAGRGHFSLDRRGWIRLGVVFCFGLVHGLGFAGALGINEAWSWTLLWSLLVFNVGIETVQLTIIAVVFPLLIVLRRRAPKLGLWATGVVSAGVSIMGLIWFIERVSGS
- a CDS encoding DsbA family protein; the encoded protein is MTRNVKTSLVIVAVVAAVIMAAALADGPATPGGQGPQVTDTANPALVRPDSHRLSTATDGKVTVVEFLDFECEACGATYPTVEKIRAAYADRITFVVRYFPVASHPNAELAARAVEAAARQGKFEAMYGLMFQRQTQWGHQDGKPQTDTFAGYARELGLDLDRFALDLQDPEVAERVAADQRDGATLGVRGTPTFFINGTPIDGLPDHATFVALLDEELAR
- a CDS encoding CPBP family intramembrane glutamic endopeptidase gives rise to the protein MTVELARPVSRRTIGTEVLLVLGVSLGQSAIYAMVNIIGRLTADRPLSQQTATLNASQSARPWLDLTYQLLNIVFALVPVLLAVHLLNRDRGDARLTLGLDAHRPGQDLARGAGLAALIGLPGLGLFYVAAKLGINVSVVPTALRDLWWTVPVLVLAAAQNAILEEIVVVGYLVTRLRDLGWRVGAVIATSAVLRGSYHLYQGFGAFIGNAIMGVIFSLFYLRTKRVLPLVVAHTLLDVVAFVGYSALPSSWLDWL
- a CDS encoding DDE-type integrase/transposase/recombinase; the protein is MANRRQVMTALDALLAAGVKIDNVQQWCRDNGVNARTYYRHRARIEAEGAWRQRSRRPHHSPSITPPELDAWICKLRADLGVDNGADHIRDELQRIASETTPAWAVPARSTINRVLARHDLLDRNPAKRPRSSWRRFAYAQPRDCYQIDATGLTLADGTPVVIFDVLDDCTRMLVACRAAPAETAAAAITSIRRAFTDHGPPAIVLSDNGLAFTSRLLHTNAGPSRFAKAVHHYGTRLIHSSPYHPQTCGKVERHHQTLKKWLRAQPHQPRTLRQLQHQLDTYRDHYNHRRHSALPGRATPHHAWTTAPQHGSPQALPIQTDATIHRTRVTETGTLHVGQTRIGIGRAYHGQTLTAIRDNNHITVYTTSGHPLGHVTITPGKSYTPLTPTH